The DNA window GAGTGTGCAGCCGTCGCGCATGACCACCTCCTTGTTTCCTGAGGAGTAAGTACACTCGACGGTGGGCTTGGAGACGAGGAAGTCCATGTGCGTCGCTGACTTGTTCCGGCCTCCAGGGAAGTCAGTGTTGTGCCCGAATGCCACGTGGATGGTTTCTGCCACCTTCTCGGCCTCGAGGAAGCCAGCATTGATCCTTGCCTTCCTGTTTAGACCGAAGGCGAACTCGCCCACATGCCTCGCCATCTCGTCGACTCCCAGTGCGGTCTCGACCCTCGAGAGTAGGGCCCTGTCCGCGCACCTGAACTCGGTTGCCCGCCCGCCCCTGGCAATTATCTCGAAGGGAGTCTGAATGGGCCCGATGCCCCCTATCGCGAGGTCGCAGACGATCCTACCCTCGAGGGAGGTCTCCACCGGGGCGACGATCACCTCCCCCGTCGGGAGGTTGCACCACTTGAACAGCCCCCAGTCGAACTTTGTGTCTGTGAAGAAATCCCTCCCCTCGACGCTGAATGTGATGTCTGTTCCGTTGGGGCTGGTGACCCTGATCGTCTTTACGCCCATCAGACGGTTGATCAGCCTCCGTGCTGAGGAGTACATCGACCTGTGCTCCTCCTCTGTCAGCGATAGAGCGCCGTCAGTCATCATATCCATGGTTATCCCCGGGCAGTGACCCAGGCGGAACTTCCTGTACCTCGAGATCAGGTTAATTATGCTCACTCTGAACGGGGTCTCCCTCTCGCTTTCCCTGAAGACTGTGATGAAGATGTCAGAGGCGCTTCTGGCGACGGACTCGTAGACGCACTTCGGGATCTCGTGCCTTACCCCTTCCCCTGTCTTGAGGGGGATTAGCCTGGTGGCCAGCCCGAGCCCGAGTCCACCGAGCGCGAAGGCTTCGCCTATGTCCAACTTGCTGTCGTCGCAGATCACGGTCAGGCGCTCGTTCGGGATCGCATCGAAGACATACTTAATGGCGTTTTTGGCGGCTTCCTCTGGTTGCATAAATCACCTATCCCTTTATTGGATAAAAAAATTTGGATCCCCTCAAGGGATGTTTATTCTTTTGGCGCAGATCACTTCTCTTGTCTTGTATTCTCTTGTATTCTCTTCTCTTCTCTTCTCTTGTCTTGTCTTGTCTTGTCTTCTCTTCTCTTGTCTGATCACATCATTTAAGACCCAAGAGCGAACGCTTTTCCTCGATGTGGAGTGCGATCTTCTCGGCTGCCTTCATCATGTCGTCCTCGACCAGGAGGGAGCCCCCCGTTATGTGCGCAAGATCCTGGGAGAGCAACTTCATGAGGCGGGCGCCTCCGACTATGGGAGGAGTGGGCGAAACGTGCGTAAGTACGCCCAGCGCCAGTGCAAAGATCGCGTCGATTGTAGCCTTCTGCTCCATGTACTGCGGGGCAGTGACCGCGACGGGCAGGTCGGGGATGTCGACGTGGAGCGCCTTTGCGACCTCGGAGACCAAGATTGAGAGGCGGCCGGTATCCGTGCAGGTCCCGAACGAGAGGACTGGGGGTATGCCCAGCGCTCCGCAGACCTTCTTGAGCCCAGGTCCGGCGAGTTCCCTGGCCTCCGGTGAGCAGAGTCCGGCTACCTGGAGCGCGGCGTTCCCGCACCCCATAGAGAGGACGAGTATGTCACGGCTTATCAGCTCCCTGGCTATATTGACAGTGGGCAGGTCGTGTGGGCCGTTGCCCAGAGTGGTGCAGGAGACGAGCCCGACGACCCCCCTTATGCTCCCTGATTTTATCTCCCTCAAGAGCGGCTCCAGCGTCCCCCCGAGTGCCTCGAGTATCGATTCGATTGAGAATCCGACAACAGCGTTCCGCTTCTC is part of the Candidatus Methanosuratincola sp. genome and encodes:
- a CDS encoding aminopeptidase — its product is MQPEEAAKNAIKYVFDAIPNERLTVICDDSKLDIGEAFALGGLGLGLATRLIPLKTGEGVRHEIPKCVYESVARSASDIFITVFRESERETPFRVSIINLISRYRKFRLGHCPGITMDMMTDGALSLTEEEHRSMYSSARRLINRLMGVKTIRVTSPNGTDITFSVEGRDFFTDTKFDWGLFKWCNLPTGEVIVAPVETSLEGRIVCDLAIGGIGPIQTPFEIIARGGRATEFRCADRALLSRVETALGVDEMARHVGEFAFGLNRKARINAGFLEAEKVAETIHVAFGHNTDFPGGRNKSATHMDFLVSKPTVECTYSSGNKEVVMRDGCTL